The sequence GCTTGGGGGCTGGatgctcgggtggtcccactactcgtacgATGAGTGGTCGAGGCAACTTCACTCTCGAGGGAGGAAGGCTAGTCTCGGTCCAGCTAAGTacttctcgggacatcaagcgaAAAGCAAACTGCATCAAGACAAGCAcagtggagtttcgatcccaaagaaaggcttctattatatttcaaaaagaaccattctggaggggatcactcccgtatttacaaacattcaaaaaacaaaaaactaagCTAATCCGCAGGCTCCGACGGGGGCGAGGACGCGTCGCTGCTACCAATGCTGCTCGGTTCCAGCACCGGCTCCCACGCAaagcacgccgccacctcggcggcaacATCCCGAacggcttcccgggcggccacttcctcggcctcgaccactccctgccggaccggctccagcgagaaggcaaggtctcggctgcggtagcaggcgagaacgtgctcgaCCACTGCCTAGGCCAGAGCATGCCCCTCCTGGGACGCCCGCTCCTGCATAGCCTTCGGCAGAGCCTTGAGGCATCACGCGATCTCTTCGAAGctgagggcgatgtggccgatcgTCTCTTTGTCCAGCCCCTGCTTGCCCACGTTGACGTGCCCGAGCCCGGCTGCCTTCACGGACTTCCGCGCCTGATGAAGGATGTCTCACATCATCAGCTTCATGTTGGTCCGCTCGGCCATGATGGTCTCAagctcgtccttcgcgatctgcagcTGTTCCTCAAGGCTGATACCGTCGGCTATGTCAGCGGGGACGCCCCTGGTGGCCGGGGCCTCGGCTTGTGCCCGCTTCAGCTGCTCGGCCAAGGCTGAGACAGCCTGCTCTCGGGCGGCCAGGTCGGCCTCCCACtaggcggcctgctcctcccgggcagtGAGGGCCGACGATGCCGAGGCGGCCTCCGCCTCGTGCCGTGcaatctgctcctcccgggcatcctgaGACATCACCGTGATCTCGACGTTGGTCTCGCGGATCGTGACTCCCTCCTcccgacgaaggacttcggtGCGGCCATGCTCGAAATCATCGTTCCGGCGGGCTAAGTCCGCCTGGGCAAACTACACAGACTTCTCGCGCTTGCCGACCACCTCTTCCCGAGCTAGGAGCAGCCGCTCCCGAGCGAGCAGCTCCGCGACCCGCCTCCGGGATGCCTAGTCACACTCGGTTGCCTACCGCTCCatgcggctggccttctcctgtGCGGCAACAACCTCGTCGCACGCCTCCTCCAACACCTctcgctcctcggccaccgcgcGCATCGACCTCTCGTGGGTTGCGCGGGGCGAGGCGATACGGGCCTCCAAGAGCTTGCCAACCTATTCCagccgccccctctcttcaACGAGGGCGGCTCCGTCCTTGTTGAGCTCGGCTCGCTCCACTGCCACAGCCACTTCAAGCCGCTCGATAACCTCCCAGGCACTTCTGAGCAcatccgggaggggttccggggcttGGCTTGATGGTGGCCGGGTgttgggtcccctgcgagccatctctgcagaggcgctcgggatCCCCGATGACTGCCGCGCCGGCACCGCCCTCGCCGCAACCACCTCCACCGTGGCCACTCGCTTCACCCTCGGAATGCTCAGGGCGGGCTCGGACGGCGCTGGCTACTCGGGAgcggccgctgccctcggctcagggcaggTCGGCACCCTCAGCTCCGGGCccaccggcgcgctcggctctgGGGCGGGCGCACTCGGCCCAGGTGCGGGAGCCGGCCTCGGCTGCCTCTGGCCTCCTGCAGGGTCCTTAGGAGGCCTGAAAACAAAAAGGGTTAGTGCCTAAACCAACATTCGGACAGACATGCTCGAGACAGAGAGGGAACTTACG is a genomic window of Phragmites australis chromosome 17, lpPhrAust1.1, whole genome shotgun sequence containing:
- the LOC133896843 gene encoding uncharacterized protein LOC133896843, coding for MRLAFSCAATTSSHASSNTSRSSATARIDLSWVARGEAIRASKSLPTYSSRPLSSTRAAPSLLSSARSTATATSSRSITSQALLSTSGRGSGAWLDGGRVLGPLRAISAEALGIPDDCRAGTALAATTSTVATRFTLGMLRAGSDGAGYSGAAAALGSGQVGTLSSGPTGALGSGAGALGPGAGAGLGCLWPPAGSLGGLKTKRVSA